From one Pseudomonas sp. S35 genomic stretch:
- the pyrE gene encoding orotate phosphoribosyltransferase, translated as MQAYQRDFIRFAIDRGVLRFGEFTLKSGRTSPYFFNAGLFNSGSALAQLGRFYAAAIVESGISFDVLFGPAYKGIPLAATTAVALAEHHGRDLPWCFNRKEAKAHGEGGSLVGAPLTGDVLIIDDVITAGTAIREVMQIIASQDGAKAAGVLIALNRQERGNGELSAIQEVERDFGIPVVSIVSLNQVLQFLEDDPQLKQHLPAVRAYREQFGV; from the coding sequence ATGCAGGCGTATCAACGCGATTTCATTCGTTTTGCCATCGATCGCGGCGTTTTGCGCTTCGGTGAGTTCACTCTCAAGTCCGGGCGCACCAGCCCGTACTTCTTCAATGCTGGCTTGTTCAACTCGGGTTCGGCCCTGGCTCAGTTGGGTCGTTTCTACGCGGCAGCCATCGTTGAAAGCGGTATTTCCTTCGACGTGCTGTTTGGCCCGGCCTACAAGGGTATACCCCTGGCGGCTACAACGGCCGTGGCTTTGGCTGAGCATCACGGGCGGGACCTGCCGTGGTGCTTCAACCGCAAGGAAGCCAAGGCCCATGGCGAAGGCGGCAGCCTGGTGGGCGCGCCGCTGACTGGCGACGTGCTGATCATCGACGACGTCATCACCGCAGGCACCGCGATCCGTGAAGTGATGCAGATCATCGCCTCCCAGGACGGCGCCAAGGCTGCCGGCGTGCTGATCGCGCTGAACCGCCAGGAGCGCGGCAACGGCGAGTTGTCGGCGATCCAGGAAGTGGAGCGCGACTTTGGCATTCCGGTGGTGAGCATCGTGTCGTTGAACCAGGTGTTGCAGTTCCTGGAAGATGACCCGCAGTTAAAGCAGCACTTGCCGGCGGTGCGTGCGTACCGCGAGCAATTCGGCGTCTGA
- the argB gene encoding acetylglutamate kinase — protein MTLEREAAANTAKVLSEALPYIRRYVGKTLVIKYGGNAMESDELKTGFARDIVLMKAVGINPVVVHGGGPQIGDLLKRLSIESHFIDGMRVTDAQTMDVVEMVLGGQVNKDIVNLINRHGGSAIGLTGKDAELIRAKKLTVTRQTPEMTQPEIIDIGQVGEVIGINTDLLNLLVKGDFIPVIAPIGVGANGESYNINADLVAGKVAEALKAEKLMLLTNIAGLMDKEGKVLTGLTTQQVDELIADGTIYGGMLPKIRCALEAVQGGVGSSLILDGRVPNAILLEIFTDTGVGTLISNRKRP, from the coding sequence ATGACCCTCGAACGCGAAGCCGCTGCCAACACCGCCAAGGTCCTGTCCGAAGCGTTGCCTTACATTCGACGCTATGTCGGCAAGACGCTGGTGATCAAGTACGGCGGCAATGCCATGGAAAGCGACGAGCTGAAGACCGGCTTCGCCCGCGATATCGTGCTGATGAAAGCCGTGGGGATCAACCCGGTGGTGGTGCACGGCGGCGGCCCGCAAATCGGCGACCTGCTCAAGCGCTTGTCGATCGAGAGTCACTTCATCGATGGCATGCGCGTCACTGACGCGCAAACCATGGACGTGGTGGAGATGGTCCTCGGCGGCCAGGTGAACAAAGACATCGTGAACCTGATCAACCGCCACGGCGGCAGCGCCATTGGCCTGACCGGCAAGGACGCGGAACTGATCCGTGCGAAAAAACTGACCGTGACCCGTCAGACGCCGGAAATGACCCAGCCGGAAATCATCGACATCGGCCAGGTGGGCGAAGTGATCGGCATCAACACCGACCTGCTGAACCTGCTGGTCAAGGGTGATTTCATCCCCGTGATCGCCCCAATCGGCGTGGGCGCCAACGGCGAGTCCTACAACATCAACGCCGACCTGGTGGCGGGCAAGGTGGCCGAGGCGCTGAAAGCTGAAAAGCTGATGCTGCTGACCAACATCGCCGGCCTGATGGACAAGGAAGGCAAGGTGTTGACCGGCTTGACCACTCAACAAGTGGACGAACTGATCGCCGACGGCACCATCTACGGCGGCATGCTGCCGAAGATCCGTTGCGCGCTGGAAGCGGTGCAAGGCGGTGTTGGCAGCTCGCTGATCCTGGATGGTCGTGTGCCGAATGCGATCCTGCTGGAAATCTTCACCGATACCGGTGTGGGCACGCTGATCAGCAACCGCAAGCGTCCTTAA